In Stutzerimonas stutzeri, a genomic segment contains:
- a CDS encoding DUF2905 domain-containing protein: MAKWLMTAGLLLLLLGAVLHYAPGLLSWFGKLPGDIRIESERSKTFIPITSMVILSVLLTILLNLFKR, translated from the coding sequence ATGGCGAAATGGTTGATGACCGCTGGGTTGCTGCTGCTCCTGCTCGGGGCGGTCCTGCACTACGCGCCAGGGCTGCTGAGTTGGTTCGGCAAGCTACCCGGTGACATTCGCATCGAGTCGGAACGCAGCAAGACATTCATTCCGATTACGTCGATGGTGATTCTGAGCGTGCTGCTGACGATTCTACTGAACCTGTTCAAACGCTAA
- the cmoB gene encoding tRNA 5-methoxyuridine(34)/uridine 5-oxyacetic acid(34) synthase CmoB, with protein sequence MNLDLTPLAWRLAGTSLAAWANGLQQQLDAKLAVGHGDLPRWRRAVDALPDIQPDAIELREAFRLDADCDETTRTATHDALFGLSPWRKGPFDVFGVHVDTEWRSDWKWERVAPHLDLVGKRILDVGCGNGYYMWRMLGAGADSVVGIDPNWLFFCQFHAMKRYLAEHPVWHLPMALEELPPKLEGFDTVFSMGVLYHRRSPIDHLLDLKDCLLKGGELVLETLVVEGNEHTALVPEDRYAQMRNVWFLPSAAALQCWLRRAGFVDVRCVDVSVTSVEEQRSTDWMRYQSLPDFLDPDDRGKTIEGLPAPMRAVLIARKP encoded by the coding sequence ATGAACCTCGACCTCACTCCCCTCGCCTGGCGCCTGGCGGGCACCTCGCTGGCCGCCTGGGCCAATGGCCTGCAGCAGCAACTCGACGCCAAGCTCGCCGTCGGTCACGGCGATCTGCCGCGCTGGCGCCGCGCTGTCGATGCGCTGCCGGACATCCAGCCTGACGCCATCGAATTGCGCGAGGCCTTCCGCCTGGACGCCGACTGCGACGAGACGACACGCACCGCGACCCACGATGCGCTGTTTGGCCTGTCACCCTGGCGCAAAGGCCCCTTCGATGTGTTCGGCGTGCACGTGGATACCGAGTGGCGCTCGGACTGGAAGTGGGAGCGCGTCGCCCCGCATCTCGATCTGGTCGGTAAACGCATCCTCGACGTGGGCTGCGGCAATGGCTACTACATGTGGCGCATGCTTGGTGCCGGCGCCGACTCGGTCGTCGGTATCGACCCGAACTGGTTGTTCTTCTGCCAGTTCCACGCGATGAAACGCTACCTTGCCGAGCACCCGGTCTGGCACCTGCCGATGGCCCTGGAAGAACTACCGCCGAAGCTCGAAGGCTTCGACACGGTGTTCTCCATGGGCGTGCTTTATCACCGGCGCTCGCCCATCGACCACTTGTTGGACCTGAAGGACTGCCTGCTCAAGGGTGGCGAGCTGGTGCTCGAAACCCTGGTGGTCGAGGGCAACGAACACACCGCGCTGGTACCCGAAGATCGTTACGCGCAGATGCGCAACGTCTGGTTCCTACCCTCGGCGGCAGCGCTGCAATGCTGGCTACGCCGGGCCGGGTTCGTGGATGTGCGCTGTGTCGATGTCAGCGTCACCAGCGTCGAGGAACAGCGCAGTACCGACTGGATGCGCTATCAGTCGCTACCTGATTTCCTCGACCCGGACGACCGCGGCAAGACCATTGAAGGGCTGCCGGCACCGATGCGCGCCGTGCTGATCGCACGCAAGCCCTAA
- the era gene encoding GTPase Era — MTDEQLQNDAISRCGYVAIVGRPNVGKSTLLNHVLGQKLAITSRKPQTTRHNMLGIKTEGAVQAVYVDTPGLHKNGETALNRYMNRTASSALKDVDVVVFVVDRTRWTDEDQLVLERVQYVEGPVIVAVNKTDRVEDKGELLPHFEWLAQQLPKAEIVPISAQHGQNLDVFEKLVASHLPEGDHFFPEDQITDRSSRFLAAELVREKIMRQLGAEVPYQITVEIEDFKQQGHVLHIHALILVERDGQKKIIIGDKGERIKRIGQEARKDMEVLFDSKVMLNLWVKVKSGWSDDERALHSLGYS; from the coding sequence ATGACTGATGAACAGCTGCAGAACGACGCAATAAGCCGCTGTGGTTACGTGGCAATCGTCGGGCGTCCCAATGTCGGTAAGTCGACGCTGCTCAACCACGTGCTAGGGCAGAAACTAGCAATCACCTCGCGTAAGCCACAGACCACCCGCCATAACATGCTCGGGATCAAGACCGAAGGCGCCGTCCAGGCTGTCTACGTCGATACCCCCGGATTGCACAAGAACGGCGAGACCGCTCTTAACCGTTACATGAATCGTACGGCTTCTTCGGCGCTGAAAGATGTCGATGTTGTAGTGTTCGTCGTCGACCGCACGCGCTGGACCGATGAAGATCAATTGGTGCTCGAACGCGTTCAGTATGTCGAAGGGCCAGTGATCGTCGCCGTCAACAAGACCGATCGTGTCGAGGACAAAGGTGAGCTGCTGCCCCATTTCGAATGGCTGGCGCAGCAGCTGCCGAAAGCCGAGATCGTGCCGATTTCTGCCCAGCACGGACAGAATCTGGATGTGTTCGAGAAGCTGGTGGCCTCGCATTTGCCCGAAGGCGATCACTTCTTCCCTGAAGACCAAATCACCGACCGCAGCAGCCGGTTCCTCGCCGCCGAGCTGGTGCGGGAGAAAATCATGCGTCAGCTGGGCGCTGAAGTTCCCTATCAGATCACGGTTGAGATCGAGGACTTCAAGCAGCAGGGACACGTCCTGCATATCCATGCACTGATTCTGGTCGAGCGCGACGGGCAGAAGAAGATCATCATTGGCGACAAGGGCGAGCGCATCAAGCGCATCGGCCAGGAGGCGCGCAAGGACATGGAGGTGCTGTTCGATTCCAAGGTCATGCTCAATCTCTGGGTAAAAGTGAAAAGCGGCTGGTCCGATGACGAGCGCGCCCTGCATTCGCTGGGCTATAGCTGA
- a CDS encoding LysR substrate-binding domain-containing protein: MPEELPQSAMPLLEIDVLRTFVSIAESGSFTRAAGQVFRTTSAVSMQIKRLETMLGCALFVREARRIALTDEGERLLGYARRLLKLNEETVSAFISPRLNGRVRFGTPADIGTHILPGLLSLFARTHPGIEVNVSVGRSVDMIQRIDAGELDVAIVSVGNLGQDDSRGEVIHSEPLVWAGRAGGVAVERTPLPLALSSPECAWRRQALDALDRAGRPYRIAYSSEQCAGQEAAMIADLAVAPYPLSLVRPPLKRLEEGDSLPTLGEYQIKLLCANGRSEAVEVLSRHVIAAFAAYQR; encoded by the coding sequence ATGCCCGAAGAGCTCCCCCAATCCGCCATGCCCCTTCTTGAGATCGATGTGCTGCGCACCTTCGTATCCATCGCCGAGAGCGGCAGCTTCACGCGCGCGGCGGGGCAAGTCTTTCGAACCACCTCAGCGGTCAGCATGCAGATAAAGCGACTCGAGACCATGCTTGGCTGCGCACTGTTCGTCCGCGAAGCCCGACGTATTGCGCTCACCGATGAAGGCGAAAGACTGCTCGGTTACGCGCGGCGCCTGCTCAAGCTCAATGAGGAGACGGTCAGTGCTTTCATCTCGCCGCGGCTGAACGGGCGGGTTCGTTTTGGTACCCCGGCGGACATCGGCACGCATATTCTGCCTGGACTGTTGTCTCTGTTCGCCCGAACCCATCCGGGGATCGAGGTGAATGTCTCGGTGGGCCGCAGTGTCGACATGATCCAGCGGATTGATGCCGGCGAGCTGGACGTCGCGATCGTCAGCGTTGGCAACCTCGGTCAGGACGACTCGCGCGGCGAGGTCATTCACAGCGAACCCCTGGTCTGGGCCGGCCGAGCCGGTGGCGTCGCGGTCGAGCGCACCCCGTTGCCGCTGGCCCTGTCGAGCCCTGAATGCGCATGGCGGCGACAGGCGCTGGACGCGCTGGACCGCGCAGGCCGTCCCTATCGCATTGCCTATTCCAGCGAGCAGTGCGCCGGGCAGGAAGCGGCAATGATCGCCGACCTTGCAGTGGCGCCCTATCCGCTGAGCCTGGTCAGACCGCCGCTGAAACGATTGGAGGAAGGCGACAGCCTGCCAACCCTTGGTGAATATCAGATCAAGTTGCTTTGCGCCAATGGACGCAGCGAGGCGGTGGAGGTGCTGTCCCGGCATGTGATCGCAGCGTTTGCCGCCTATCAGCGATAG
- the cmoA gene encoding carboxy-S-adenosyl-L-methionine synthase CmoA yields MIHDPDRLFAKPLAQPQDFVFNEDVVRVFPDMIKRSVPGYPTIVENIGMLAAQFAQPNTRLYDLGCSLGAVTQALRRHVKADNCQVIAVDNSPAMVERCREYLHAQDSMFQELLPVDVIDADVLTLQFRPASLVALNFTLQFIPRERRPALLGSIREALVPGGALILSEKLRFEDEQEQTLLTDLHIAFKRANGYSELEIAQKRSAIENVMKPDSLETHRQRLLDAGFSKVVPWFQCLNFASLIALP; encoded by the coding sequence GTGATCCACGACCCCGACCGCTTGTTCGCCAAGCCCCTCGCCCAGCCCCAGGATTTCGTCTTCAACGAAGACGTGGTGCGGGTGTTTCCCGACATGATCAAGCGCTCGGTGCCGGGCTACCCGACCATTGTCGAGAACATCGGCATGCTGGCCGCGCAGTTCGCCCAGCCCAATACCCGCCTCTACGATCTCGGCTGTTCACTGGGCGCGGTCACCCAGGCGCTGCGTCGGCATGTAAAGGCGGACAATTGCCAGGTGATCGCCGTCGACAATTCGCCAGCCATGGTCGAGCGCTGCCGGGAATACCTGCACGCTCAGGATTCGATGTTTCAAGAGCTGCTGCCGGTGGATGTGATCGATGCCGACGTCCTCACGCTGCAATTCCGGCCGGCCTCGCTAGTGGCGCTCAACTTCACCCTGCAGTTCATCCCACGCGAGCGACGACCAGCCCTGCTGGGCAGCATCCGTGAGGCACTTGTGCCGGGCGGCGCGCTGATCCTGTCGGAAAAACTGCGCTTCGAAGACGAGCAAGAGCAGACGCTGCTGACCGATCTGCATATCGCCTTCAAGCGCGCCAATGGCTATAGCGAACTGGAAATTGCTCAGAAGCGCAGCGCCATCGAGAACGTGATGAAGCCCGACAGCCTCGAAACTCACCGCCAACGTTTGCTGGACGCCGGCTTCTCCAAGGTCGTGCCTTGGTTCCAATGCCTGAACTTCGCCTCCCTGATCGCCTTACCATGA
- the lepA gene encoding translation elongation factor 4, with the protein MSDLSHIRNFSIIAHIDHGKSTLADRFIQMCGGLTEREMNAQVLDSMDLERERGITIKAHSVTLYYKARDGKTYQLNFIDTPGHVDFTYEVSRSLAACEGALLVVDAGQGVEAQSVANCYTAIEQGLEVMPVLNKMDLPQADPDKVKDEIEHIIGIDATDAVACSAKSGMGVDDVLERLVQVIPPPTGDIDAPLQALIIDSWFDNYLGVVSLVRVRHGRIKKGDKVLVKSTGKVHQVDSVGVFNPKHTSTADLKAGEVGFIIAGIKDIHGAPVGDTLTLSNTPDVEMLPGFKRVKPQVYAGLFPVSSDDFEDFREALQKLTLNDAALQYEPESSDALGFGFRIGFLGMLHMEIIQERLEREYDLDLITTAPTVVYELALKNGDVLYVDSPSKLPDLSSIEDMREPIVRANILVPQEHLGSVITLCIEKRGVQRDLQFLGSQVQVRYDLPMSEVVLDFFDRLKSVSRGYASLDYSFECFQSANLTRLDILINGDKVDALALIVHRDNAHYKGRMLVEKMKELIPRQMFDVAIQAAIGGQIVARSTVKALRKNVLAKCYGGDVSRKRKLLEKQKAGKKRMKQVGNVEIPQEAFLAVLKVDS; encoded by the coding sequence GTGAGTGACCTGAGTCATATCCGCAATTTCTCCATCATCGCGCACATCGATCATGGTAAGTCGACCCTGGCTGACCGTTTCATCCAGATGTGTGGTGGCCTGACCGAACGTGAAATGAACGCCCAGGTCCTCGATTCGATGGACCTCGAGCGTGAACGAGGCATTACCATCAAGGCGCACAGCGTTACGCTGTATTACAAGGCGCGGGATGGTAAGACCTATCAGCTGAACTTCATCGACACCCCGGGGCACGTCGATTTCACTTACGAGGTGAGTCGTTCGCTGGCGGCGTGTGAAGGCGCGCTTCTGGTCGTCGATGCGGGGCAAGGGGTCGAAGCACAGTCCGTCGCCAATTGCTACACGGCGATCGAGCAGGGCCTTGAAGTCATGCCGGTACTGAACAAGATGGATCTGCCGCAAGCGGATCCCGACAAGGTCAAAGATGAAATCGAACATATCATCGGTATCGATGCGACCGATGCTGTCGCGTGCAGCGCCAAGAGCGGCATGGGCGTGGACGATGTGCTCGAGCGCCTGGTGCAAGTTATTCCGCCGCCAACCGGCGACATCGACGCGCCGCTGCAAGCGCTGATCATCGACTCCTGGTTCGACAATTACCTCGGCGTCGTCTCGCTCGTGCGGGTACGCCATGGCCGAATCAAGAAGGGCGACAAGGTCCTGGTCAAATCCACCGGCAAGGTACATCAGGTCGACAGCGTAGGCGTGTTCAATCCGAAGCACACCAGCACGGCCGATCTGAAGGCCGGCGAGGTGGGCTTCATCATTGCCGGCATCAAGGACATCCACGGCGCCCCGGTTGGTGACACGCTGACACTCTCCAACACGCCCGACGTCGAAATGTTGCCCGGCTTCAAGCGGGTCAAGCCACAGGTTTATGCCGGTCTGTTTCCAGTCAGCTCGGACGATTTCGAAGATTTCCGCGAAGCGCTGCAGAAACTCACCCTGAACGATGCCGCTCTGCAGTACGAGCCGGAAAGTTCTGATGCTCTGGGTTTTGGTTTCCGCATCGGCTTCCTCGGCATGCTGCACATGGAAATCATCCAGGAGCGGCTCGAGCGTGAGTACGATCTGGACCTGATTACCACCGCGCCCACGGTGGTTTACGAGCTGGCGCTGAAGAATGGCGACGTTCTCTACGTCGACAGCCCGTCAAAACTGCCGGATCTGTCTTCGATCGAAGACATGCGCGAACCCATCGTGAGGGCCAATATTCTGGTGCCTCAGGAACATCTGGGCAGCGTTATAACGCTGTGTATCGAGAAACGTGGCGTGCAGCGGGATCTCCAGTTCCTCGGTTCGCAGGTGCAGGTGCGTTATGACCTGCCGATGAGCGAGGTTGTATTAGATTTCTTCGACCGGTTGAAGTCGGTGAGCCGTGGTTATGCCTCGCTGGATTACAGCTTCGAGTGCTTCCAGTCAGCTAACTTGACCCGTCTGGATATTCTGATCAATGGCGACAAGGTTGATGCATTGGCGCTCATCGTGCATCGCGACAATGCTCATTACAAAGGCCGCATGTTGGTCGAGAAGATGAAGGAGCTCATTCCTCGCCAGATGTTCGACGTGGCGATTCAGGCGGCTATCGGCGGTCAGATCGTTGCGCGGAGCACCGTCAAGGCGTTGCGCAAGAACGTTTTGGCCAAGTGCTACGGTGGTGATGTGAGCCGCAAGCGCAAGCTTCTGGAAAAACAGAAAGCCGGCAAGAAGCGCATGAAGCAGGTCGGCAATGTTGAAATCCCGCAAGAAGCTTTCCTAGCGGTACTGAAGGTAGATAGCTGA
- the recO gene encoding DNA repair protein RecO — translation MIPQSAFVLHSRPYRESSALVDFFTPEGRLRAVLRGARGRAGTLARPFVPLEVEFRGRGELKAVSRLESAGLSYWLDGNALFSGMYLNELLIRLLPAEDAHPAMFEHYVATLPALAAKRPLEPILRAFEWRLLTELGYGFALDQDISGQPVVSAGLYRLLPDTGLEPVGQFQPGLFNGAELLAMAEADWEVPGALAAAKRLMRQALAPHLGGRPLVSRELFMNIKEVPRD, via the coding sequence ATGATTCCCCAATCCGCCTTCGTTTTGCACAGTCGACCCTACCGTGAAAGCAGCGCGCTGGTGGATTTCTTCACGCCCGAAGGACGGTTGCGCGCAGTGCTTCGTGGCGCGCGTGGCCGGGCTGGTACGCTGGCCAGGCCGTTCGTGCCGCTCGAAGTCGAGTTTCGAGGCCGTGGCGAACTGAAGGCCGTGTCACGTCTGGAAAGTGCTGGTCTGTCGTACTGGCTCGATGGCAACGCGCTGTTCAGCGGTATGTACCTAAACGAGTTGCTGATTCGTTTGCTACCGGCCGAGGATGCCCACCCCGCCATGTTTGAGCACTACGTTGCTACCCTGCCTGCGCTGGCAGCCAAACGCCCGCTGGAGCCTATTCTGCGTGCGTTCGAGTGGCGGCTACTGACCGAGCTGGGCTACGGGTTTGCGCTCGACCAGGATATTTCCGGACAGCCGGTGGTAAGCGCCGGACTGTATCGATTACTGCCAGATACCGGTCTGGAACCTGTTGGCCAATTTCAGCCCGGTCTGTTCAACGGCGCGGAACTCCTGGCCATGGCCGAGGCCGATTGGGAAGTACCCGGTGCGCTGGCGGCAGCGAAAAGGTTGATGCGTCAGGCACTGGCCCCACATTTGGGTGGTCGGCCTCTGGTCAGCCGTGAACTGTTCATGAACATCAAGGAGGTCCCGCGTGACTGA
- the lepB gene encoding signal peptidase I: protein MSINFPLLLVIAVAVCGFLSLMDLVFFAPRRRAAIANYEGRTGGEADQSTLEALNKEPVLIEYGKSFFPVLAIVLVLRSFLIEPFQIPSGSMIPTLEVGDFILVNKFAYGIRLPVVDTKVIDVSDPERGDVMVFRYPSDPNINYIKRVIGLPGDVVRYSSDKRLSINGKPVSQMLIGEEPGSLGSAKLYREKLGGVEHVIRKEMSRYRVEPDREWRVPAGHYFMMGDNRDNSNDSRYWHDPAIPAELAGMVPDRNIVGKAFAVWMSWPDPKFSNLPHFSRVGLIH from the coding sequence ATGTCGATCAATTTCCCGCTGTTGTTGGTGATTGCCGTTGCGGTATGCGGTTTTCTGTCGCTTATGGATTTGGTGTTCTTTGCGCCACGCCGCCGGGCAGCGATAGCGAATTATGAAGGGCGTACCGGTGGCGAGGCTGACCAGTCGACGTTGGAGGCCTTGAACAAGGAGCCGGTGCTGATTGAATACGGCAAATCCTTCTTCCCTGTGCTGGCAATCGTTCTGGTATTGCGTTCCTTTCTTATCGAGCCGTTTCAGATTCCTTCAGGCTCGATGATTCCGACGCTTGAAGTGGGCGATTTCATCCTGGTCAACAAGTTTGCTTATGGTATTCGTCTGCCAGTGGTCGACACCAAAGTCATCGATGTCAGCGATCCAGAGCGCGGCGATGTCATGGTATTTCGCTATCCCAGCGACCCGAACATCAATTACATCAAGCGTGTCATTGGCCTGCCGGGAGATGTGGTTCGATACAGCAGCGACAAGCGGCTAAGCATCAACGGCAAGCCTGTTTCCCAAATGCTGATTGGCGAGGAACCTGGAAGTCTGGGGAGTGCCAAGCTATATCGGGAAAAGTTGGGTGGGGTCGAACATGTCATTCGCAAGGAGATGAGCCGCTATCGAGTCGAGCCCGATCGCGAGTGGCGTGTTCCCGCAGGCCATTACTTCATGATGGGCGATAACCGCGACAACTCCAACGACAGTCGCTATTGGCATGATCCGGCGATTCCCGCCGAGCTGGCCGGCATGGTTCCGGATCGCAATATCGTCGGCAAGGCCTTTGCCGTATGGATGAGCTGGCCGGATCCGAAATTCAGCAATCTGCCGCATTTTTCTCGGGTCGGACTGATTCACTAA
- a CDS encoding DegQ family serine endoprotease translates to MVSRNSCFAFVAALLCLGQVAVANAQLPDFTPLVENASPAVVNISTKQNVPVRGANARMPDLEGLPPIFREFFEHGIPGMPEGGQQREAQSLGSGFIISADGYVLTNNHVVADADEIIVRLPDRSELEATLVGADPRTDVALLKIEGTGLPTVKLGKSSSLKTGEWVLAIGSPFGFDHTVTAGIVSATGRNLPNESYVPFIQTDVAINPGNSGGPLFNLQGEVIGINSQIFTRSGGFMGLSFAIPIDVAMDVADQLRTEGKVSRGWLGVVIQEVNRDLAESFGLERPAGALVAQVMDGGPAAKGGLRVGDVILSVNDSAIDMSADLPHLIGAIKPDTKAKLGIVRDGEREILSIQIGALPEEGEEIAEPSGHAEKSSNRLGVKVSELSAEQKRSLDLPGGVVITEVSNGPAAMIGLRPGDVITHLNNQAIESASTFGRVAEQLPKNRSVSMRVLRQGRASFITFKLAE, encoded by the coding sequence ATGGTTTCACGGAATAGCTGCTTTGCTTTTGTCGCTGCGTTGTTATGCCTGGGGCAAGTCGCGGTGGCCAATGCGCAGCTACCCGATTTCACTCCCCTGGTAGAAAACGCCTCGCCTGCAGTCGTCAATATCAGTACCAAGCAGAACGTTCCTGTTCGTGGTGCGAACGCGCGCATGCCAGACCTTGAAGGGCTGCCCCCGATCTTCCGGGAGTTCTTCGAGCATGGCATTCCGGGAATGCCAGAGGGTGGTCAGCAGCGCGAGGCGCAGTCGCTGGGTTCTGGCTTCATTATTTCCGCTGACGGCTATGTGCTGACCAACAACCACGTAGTCGCCGACGCCGACGAGATAATTGTTCGCCTGCCGGATCGCAGTGAGTTGGAAGCGACACTTGTCGGTGCGGACCCTCGAACCGATGTGGCTTTGCTGAAAATCGAGGGCACCGGTTTGCCTACGGTCAAGCTGGGCAAGTCCAGCTCTCTGAAGACAGGGGAGTGGGTGCTGGCCATTGGCTCTCCGTTTGGTTTCGATCACACCGTAACGGCCGGAATTGTCAGCGCGACGGGGCGTAATCTCCCCAACGAGAGCTACGTGCCCTTCATACAAACCGATGTCGCGATCAATCCGGGTAATTCCGGCGGGCCGTTATTCAACCTGCAAGGCGAAGTGATAGGTATCAACTCGCAGATATTTACTCGGTCGGGCGGTTTCATGGGGTTGTCGTTTGCCATTCCTATCGATGTCGCGATGGACGTTGCTGATCAGCTGCGCACCGAGGGCAAAGTCAGTCGTGGCTGGCTAGGGGTGGTGATTCAGGAGGTCAACCGAGACCTGGCGGAATCTTTCGGCCTTGAGCGTCCAGCGGGTGCGCTGGTTGCTCAGGTGATGGACGGTGGTCCTGCAGCGAAGGGTGGTTTGCGAGTCGGCGATGTGATTCTCAGCGTCAACGACAGCGCCATTGATATGTCGGCTGATCTTCCGCATCTGATCGGCGCCATTAAGCCAGATACCAAGGCGAAGCTGGGCATCGTCCGTGACGGAGAGCGAGAGATACTCTCCATCCAGATCGGCGCCTTGCCGGAAGAGGGCGAGGAAATAGCGGAGCCCAGTGGCCACGCCGAGAAAAGCAGCAACAGGCTTGGCGTCAAAGTTTCCGAATTGTCCGCCGAGCAAAAGCGCAGTCTCGATCTGCCTGGAGGGGTTGTGATCACCGAGGTGTCGAACGGACCGGCTGCAATGATCGGTTTGCGCCCAGGTGATGTGATTACCCATTTGAACAATCAGGCCATCGAATCCGCCTCGACATTTGGGCGCGTTGCGGAACAGCTGCCAAAGAATCGGTCGGTTTCAATGCGCGTGTTGCGTCAGGGGCGGGCGAGCTTTATTACATTCAAGCTCGCTGAGTAA
- the pdxJ gene encoding pyridoxine 5'-phosphate synthase: MTEANRILLGVNVDHVATLRQARGTRYPDPVKAALDAEEAGADGITVHLREDRRHIQERDVLMMKDALQTRMNFEMGVTDAMLAFAEQLSPEHVCLVPETRQELTTEGGLDVAGQEARIREAVERLAACGAEVSLFIDADPRQIEAAARVGAPVIELHTGRFADAHGIAERACELARIRDGVESGLSHGLIVNAGHGLNYHNAEAIAAIRGVNELNIGHAIVAHALFVGFKQAVKEMKHLILAAAARG, encoded by the coding sequence GTGACTGAAGCCAATCGAATCCTGCTCGGCGTCAATGTCGATCATGTCGCCACCCTGCGTCAGGCACGTGGCACACGTTATCCAGACCCGGTGAAGGCCGCACTGGATGCCGAAGAGGCGGGAGCCGACGGTATCACCGTGCATCTGCGCGAGGACCGTCGGCACATCCAGGAGCGTGACGTGCTGATGATGAAGGACGCGCTGCAAACTCGAATGAATTTCGAGATGGGCGTGACCGATGCCATGTTGGCCTTCGCCGAGCAATTGAGTCCGGAACACGTTTGCCTGGTGCCAGAAACACGCCAGGAGCTCACCACCGAGGGCGGCCTGGATGTGGCGGGGCAGGAAGCTCGCATCCGTGAGGCAGTTGAACGCCTGGCTGCCTGCGGTGCGGAGGTATCGCTGTTCATCGATGCCGATCCACGTCAGATAGAGGCCGCCGCTCGCGTTGGGGCGCCGGTTATCGAGTTGCATACCGGCCGTTTTGCCGATGCGCACGGCATCGCCGAGCGGGCCTGCGAGTTGGCGCGAATCCGTGACGGCGTCGAGTCCGGCCTGAGCCACGGGCTGATCGTCAATGCCGGCCATGGTCTGAACTACCACAACGCCGAGGCCATCGCGGCAATCCGAGGGGTCAATGAGCTGAACATTGGCCACGCCATCGTCGCCCACGCGCTGTTCGTTGGTTTCAAGCAGGCCGTCAAGGAAATGAAGCATCTCATCCTTGCCGCGGCCGCTCGCGGCTGA
- the rnc gene encoding ribonuclease III encodes MSTSLARLERRLGYQFKDQELMLLALTHRSYAGRNNERLEFLGDAILNFIAGEALFSHFPQAKEGQLSRLRARLVKGETLAVLARGFELGEYLRLGSGELKSGGFRRESILADTLEALIGAIYLDAGMEAARDRVLAWLANELEGLTLVDTNKDPKTRLQEFLQSRACDLPKYEVVAIQGEPHCRTFFVECQISLLNEKTQGQGASRRIAEQVAAASALIALGVENGND; translated from the coding sequence GTGAGCACTTCGTTAGCCCGACTCGAGCGTAGGCTCGGTTATCAATTCAAGGACCAGGAGCTGATGCTTCTGGCCCTGACGCACCGCAGCTATGCCGGACGCAACAATGAGCGTCTGGAGTTTCTTGGCGATGCCATTCTCAACTTCATTGCCGGCGAGGCGCTGTTCAGCCATTTTCCGCAGGCCAAGGAAGGTCAGCTATCACGTTTACGTGCGCGCCTCGTCAAGGGAGAGACCCTTGCAGTGCTTGCTCGTGGCTTCGAGCTCGGCGAATACCTGCGCCTCGGTTCGGGTGAGCTGAAGAGTGGCGGGTTCCGACGTGAATCCATTCTGGCCGACACACTCGAAGCCCTGATTGGCGCCATCTACCTGGACGCTGGTATGGAGGCCGCTCGCGATCGTGTGCTCGCCTGGCTCGCTAACGAACTGGAGGGGCTGACGCTGGTCGACACCAATAAGGACCCGAAAACCCGCTTGCAGGAATTCTTGCAATCGCGGGCTTGCGATCTCCCGAAGTACGAAGTGGTAGCCATTCAGGGCGAACCGCATTGCCGAACGTTCTTTGTCGAATGTCAGATATCGTTGCTCAACGAGAAGACGCAAGGCCAAGGTGCCAGCCGGCGTATTGCCGAACAGGTAGCCGCTGCCTCGGCATTGATCGCCCTGGGCGTGGAGAATGGTAATGACTGA
- a CDS encoding DUF4845 domain-containing protein, whose product MSFARSQKGLSMLSWIMVLALVAFFASTAFKMLPHYFDYMSMDKIISGVESDPASEVRTVRDFYSHVRKGMDVNGIRDLNLEEALKVVIENNEFKVHLDYEKREPLIRNLDLVANFDKEYRLRMP is encoded by the coding sequence ATGAGTTTCGCTCGTTCGCAAAAAGGGCTGTCCATGCTGAGCTGGATCATGGTGCTCGCACTGGTAGCATTCTTTGCCAGTACGGCATTCAAGATGCTGCCGCATTATTTCGACTATATGTCCATGGATAAGATCATCTCCGGGGTCGAAAGTGACCCGGCTTCAGAAGTGCGCACCGTCCGCGATTTCTATAGTCACGTCCGCAAGGGAATGGACGTCAATGGCATCCGTGACCTGAACCTCGAAGAGGCACTGAAGGTCGTGATTGAAAATAACGAGTTCAAGGTTCACCTTGACTATGAAAAACGCGAGCCCCTGATTCGTAATCTCGATCTGGTGGCGAACTTCGATAAAGAATATCGCCTAAGGATGCCGTGA